The DNA sequence ACTCCTGATAATTTAGGATTTGTAGGTCCAGATCATAAGCATAAAAATCTATGGTATTTATTAGGTTATGGAGCTAATGGAATTTTATTTGCCATATTAGGGGCTATGATGCTAACTAAACTATATGAAGGCAGAGAAGATGAAAATATGAAATTGTTTAAAGTAGATAGATTTGATAAATAGTTATAATTTAAAAGTACTCATATCAAAATTGATATGGGTATTTTTTATATAAAAATGTTGACTAAGTCAGTCCTATTCAATAGGATATAAATATGACTAACTTAGTCATAACTATATACAAGGAGGAATAATATTGAATAAGACATTTGAAAATCTAAGCGAAGAAAAGAAATTAAGAATAATAAATTCAGCAATAGAAGAATTTGCAAACAAAGGCTATAAACGTGCAACAGTAGACAATATTGTATCAAAAGCAGGGATTTCAAAAGGCTCTATATTTCAATACTTTAAAAATAAAGAAAGATTATATCTATACATTTGTGATTATCAAATAAAAATAATTACAGATGAAGTATTTAAACAAAAAGAAAATAATGGAAATGACTTTTTTAAACTATACAAACAGGCAGCACGTGTTAAGTTTGAAATACTTAAAAAAAATCCATACATATTTAAATTCTTTAAAACACTATACTCAGATGATTCACAAGTAGCACAAAAATGGCTAGAAAATATACTTAAAAATAAAGATCAATTAGTATTAAACTTTATAGGAGATTATGACAAAAGTAAATTTAGAGATGACATAGACATTGATATGGCAATAAAGACTATAGAACTTACCTTTGATGGACTATCAATGAAGTGGATGGATAAGTTATCCTATGAAAATTATGAGAGCGATTTAAAAAGCTTATTTGAAGAAGTAGAAAATTATATAAACTTTTATAAAAAATTATACTATAAGGGAGAAAACTAATGTTTATTAAAACTAGTAACCTATGTAAGTCATATAAAACTGAGGATGTAGAAACTATAGCATTAAAAAATGCAAATATTTCACTTGATAAAGGGGATATAGGGGTAATACTAGGTCCATCAGGAAGTGGTAAGTCTACCTTAATGAACATTCTTGGGGGATTAGATAGAGGAGATAGTGGTCAGGCAATTGTAGATGGAGTTGACATTTTAAAACTATCAGATGATGAATTAGTAGAATATAGACGCGAGAAAACAGGTTTTATATTTCAATCATATAACCTAATGCCTCATTTAACAGTACTAGAAAATATAGAAATAATAGAAAACATAAGTAAATCACCTCTTGATATTAATGAAGTACTTCAAGCAGTAGGCTTAATAAATAAAGCCAATAGGTTTCCCAAAGAACTATCTGGGGGAGAGCAACAGCGTGTTGCAATTGCCAGAGCTGTAATTAAAAATCCAGCAATACTATTTTGTGATGAATTAACAGGTGCACTAGATTACAATTCGGCAATAGATGTACTTTCTCTTATCCAAGAAATAAATAGAACGTTTAACACTACAATTTTAATAATTACACATAACGCTTCAATAAGTGCTATGGCAAATAAGGTTTATAAATTTAGAAGTGGCGAGGTGAGCGATTTTATCATTAACAACAACCCAGTTGATGCAAGGGAGGTTAAGTGGTAATGAAGCTAAACAAAAGCATACTACGTGTAATGAAAGAAAACATGGGAAAATACTTAGGAATGTTATATATGCTAATACTATCTGTGTTTTTATTTGTTTCACTAAACCTTACAGCTCAAAACTTAAGATATAACAAAGATGAATATGTAACAAAAAATGTTCAAGAAGACTTAGAGTTTTATACTTTAAATAAGATTGATGATATAAGTAAAATAGAAGAAAAATTTAATTTAAAAATGGATGAAACCCTTGTAAAAGATTATAAATATGATGGTAAAACATTAAGATTATTTACGCCAAATGACAAGGTAAATATTACAGCAGTTTTAGAAGGTTCTATGCCTAAAGCTGGAGAAATAGCCCTAGACCCACAGTTTGCTAAAGCAAATAAATTGAGTATTGGGGATAATTATAAGATAGGGGATTCTTCTTATAAAATATCAGGGTTCATTGGTATACCAAATTATGCTTATATCCTTGAAAAAGAAGGAGATATTATAAACAATCCAAAGAAATTTGGGATAGGAATATTAAATGAAGAAGATATTAAAGGAGCTACATATTTATATTCAGTAAAATATAATGATAAAAATAAAAATGTATATGATATGTCAAAACCTTTAAAAAGCTATTTAAATGAAAATGGAGTAAATATAATTGACTGGGTATATGCTAAAAATAATTTAAAAATATCAGTACTAGATATAGAAGTTATGGCAATAAGTACTTATTCAATTGTATTACCTACAGTAATATTATTAATAACAGTTGTATTAATAAGTATTGTTTTAGGAAGAATGATAAAAAATGATATGGCTGGAATTGGTACATTATATGCCTTAGGTTATAGAAAAAAAGAAATAATAAGGCATTACCTAAATTACCCTATAATACTTTCATTAACTGGAGGGGTAGTTGGAGGCGTGATTGGGATTATAGTACAAAAATATATCTTTGATTTATTTCTTACATTTTTCCCAATACCAGTAGAAAAATTATCATATAGCCCTATGTACTTTATATTAGGAATAGTTTTATGTGTATTATTTACTGTTGTAGGGAGCTATATATCTATTAACAAGATATTAAAGGCATCACCAGTATCATTAATGAAAAATGAATTTAAAACTAAAAAAGTAAATATAATTGAAAGAAAAATAAACTTAAAAGGATTTAAATTTAAAACAAAGTTTGCTATAAGAGAACAACTACGTTCAATACCTAGATTAGCATTTTTAGTAATAGGAGTAGCCATAGCTACAATATTTTTAATGTATGGATTTATTGCTAAATGTTCTATGGATTATGCTATAAATCAAGATAATAATATATTTAGCTACAACTATGAGTATATATTAAAACAACCTACAACAGATAAACCTCCTAAAGATTCAGAGGCGATATCAGGAACTAGATTTGCAATTGATAGTACTCTAAAAGATAAGTTTGAGCTAATGGGAGTAAGTGAAAACTCAGATATGGTTAGTTTGAAAAATAAAGATGGAAGCAAAATAAGTATTGATGATGATAAATTTATTATTACTTCTAAGATGGCAAAAGAATATAAATTAGATGTTGGAGATAAACTATCTTTTATTAATATAATGGATGATAAGAAATACTCTTTAACAATTACTGATATTGCTAAAAGTAATACTGGAGATTATGTGTTTACTTCTCTAGATAATTTTAATAAAATGATGGGACTTAAAAAAGGTGAGCATAGTGCAATTATATCAAAATCACCTATTAATATAGATAAAGACTTACTTTACATGACAAACACACCTAGTAATATGAAAGATATGTTAGCAGATTATATGGATTTAATGGAAACCTTTATATATGCAATAGCAGTTGTAGCCTTTATTATAGGAATAATTATCGTATATATAATAGCATCTATAAGTATAGATGAAAATAAAAACAATATAGCTTTAATGAAGGTATTTGGTTATAAGAAAAAAGAAATAAATTCAATGATGTTAAATGGTTCAAGGATTTATGTAGTAATTGGATATATTATAGGTGTTCCTATTGGGTACTTTATAATAGATTTGATATTTAAGATATTTGCTGAACTAGATATAGCATTAGAAGCTAAAATTACATTACCTTATATACTTATAGGTTTTGTTATAATAGCTTTAACTTTTGAAATATCTAAAGCAATATGTTCAAGAAAAATTGAGAAGATAGCTTTAAGTGAAGCTTTAAAAACACAAAAAGAGTAGTAAATAAGCCATGGGGATATTAATCTTCATGGCTATTATTATATATTTAAAATTTATAGGTAATTTATTCTTCAAAATTACTATTAATCTTTTTAAAAATAGTCATGAAAGTTTTCATATCAGAAGAACTAACCTCATTATTAAGTACATTATAAAAATCATTTAAAGTTTGTTTTATAAAATCAGCATATTCATGTCCTTTATCAGTTAAAAATACATTGAAAAACCTTTTATTATTTTCATTTCTAATTCTTTGTATTATTTCTTTTTTCTCTAGTGATTGTGCAATTCTAGTTGCAGCAGCTTTATCAATTGAAAGGTTTCTAATAAGCTCATCTTGAGCTATTCCATCACAGTTAACTACCTCTTTTAAATATGCAAATTCTGATAAAGTTATATCAGAGTTAGAAAGCGACTTATTAACAAAGTTAGCATAGTTTTTTCTAAGTAAAGAAGTGCTTCTTATTAAATTTAAAGTATCAATTATTTCCAAGACAATACCCCCATTTCAAGTCATTAATATTATAAGAATAGTATAGTATAGATTATTAATAGAGTAAAGTTGACTTATCAACTTAAATAAAGTATACTATATCAGTTGATAAGTCAACTAATATGATATATGGATAATAAATTTTTACTAAGATAAAGATATATATAGAAAGAAGGTGAAATTATTAATAAGAAATTTATAGAAGCACTATTAAAAGCACTATATATGATACTCATTCAAATATTTTACATAACAATATTTGGAAGGCACAATATAATCATAGGAATAATTTTAGGATTAGCAGCAGTTGGTTTTATTAAAAGAGATTTTACTGGACAAATATTATATAGAACAATAACCTTTTTAATCATAAATTTATATTTGGCTATTGCAGCATATTTTGCTACCACAAATATATATATAGGACTAGTTATAAACTTTATTACTATATTTATGGTTACATATGTATATATGAATGATTATAAACATCCCACATCATATACATTTTTAATGGCTTACATATTTATGGTGTGTATGAAAATAAATATAGATGAGCTTCCACTTAGATTATTAGCTGTATCTATGGGAGTTATT is a window from the Paraclostridium sordellii genome containing:
- a CDS encoding MarR family winged helix-turn-helix transcriptional regulator, which gives rise to MEIIDTLNLIRSTSLLRKNYANFVNKSLSNSDITLSEFAYLKEVVNCDGIAQDELIRNLSIDKAAATRIAQSLEKKEIIQRIRNENNKRFFNVFLTDKGHEYADFIKQTLNDFYNVLNNEVSSSDMKTFMTIFKKINSNFEE
- a CDS encoding ABC transporter ATP-binding protein → MFIKTSNLCKSYKTEDVETIALKNANISLDKGDIGVILGPSGSGKSTLMNILGGLDRGDSGQAIVDGVDILKLSDDELVEYRREKTGFIFQSYNLMPHLTVLENIEIIENISKSPLDINEVLQAVGLINKANRFPKELSGGEQQRVAIARAVIKNPAILFCDELTGALDYNSAIDVLSLIQEINRTFNTTILIITHNASISAMANKVYKFRSGEVSDFIINNNPVDAREVKW
- a CDS encoding ABC transporter permease; this encodes MKLNKSILRVMKENMGKYLGMLYMLILSVFLFVSLNLTAQNLRYNKDEYVTKNVQEDLEFYTLNKIDDISKIEEKFNLKMDETLVKDYKYDGKTLRLFTPNDKVNITAVLEGSMPKAGEIALDPQFAKANKLSIGDNYKIGDSSYKISGFIGIPNYAYILEKEGDIINNPKKFGIGILNEEDIKGATYLYSVKYNDKNKNVYDMSKPLKSYLNENGVNIIDWVYAKNNLKISVLDIEVMAISTYSIVLPTVILLITVVLISIVLGRMIKNDMAGIGTLYALGYRKKEIIRHYLNYPIILSLTGGVVGGVIGIIVQKYIFDLFLTFFPIPVEKLSYSPMYFILGIVLCVLFTVVGSYISINKILKASPVSLMKNEFKTKKVNIIERKINLKGFKFKTKFAIREQLRSIPRLAFLVIGVAIATIFLMYGFIAKCSMDYAINQDNNIFSYNYEYILKQPTTDKPPKDSEAISGTRFAIDSTLKDKFELMGVSENSDMVSLKNKDGSKISIDDDKFIITSKMAKEYKLDVGDKLSFINIMDDKKYSLTITDIAKSNTGDYVFTSLDNFNKMMGLKKGEHSAIISKSPINIDKDLLYMTNTPSNMKDMLADYMDLMETFIYAIAVVAFIIGIIIVYIIASISIDENKNNIALMKVFGYKKKEINSMMLNGSRIYVVIGYIIGVPIGYFIIDLIFKIFAELDIALEAKITLPYILIGFVIIALTFEISKAICSRKIEKIALSEALKTQKE
- a CDS encoding TetR/AcrR family transcriptional regulator produces the protein MNKTFENLSEEKKLRIINSAIEEFANKGYKRATVDNIVSKAGISKGSIFQYFKNKERLYLYICDYQIKIITDEVFKQKENNGNDFFKLYKQAARVKFEILKKNPYIFKFFKTLYSDDSQVAQKWLENILKNKDQLVLNFIGDYDKSKFRDDIDIDMAIKTIELTFDGLSMKWMDKLSYENYESDLKSLFEEVENYINFYKKLYYKGEN